In a genomic window of bacterium:
- the thiE gene encoding thiamine phosphate synthase, which yields MDLRLIVITDRELAAPRSILEVAEAALQAGAPAIQLRDKTATPRELYEQARALSELTARYDALLFVNDRLDVALAANADGVHLGPGDLPIHAARLAAPRPFLIGASTDDPETARRLEAEGADYIGCGAVFGTSTKDVGDERIGPEGVAAVAAAVSIPVVAIGGIDATNAHLLRGTGAAGVAVVRAIMASPDPAAATRAILAALGDGRETGTGRPR from the coding sequence ATGGACCTACGCCTCATCGTGATCACGGATCGCGAGCTCGCCGCGCCGCGCTCCATCCTGGAGGTCGCAGAAGCGGCGCTCCAGGCCGGCGCGCCCGCGATCCAGCTCCGAGACAAGACCGCGACCCCTCGTGAGCTGTACGAGCAGGCCCGCGCGTTGAGCGAGCTGACGGCGCGCTACGACGCGCTGCTCTTCGTCAACGATCGGCTGGACGTCGCGCTCGCCGCCAACGCCGACGGCGTCCACCTCGGCCCCGGTGACCTGCCGATCCACGCCGCCCGGCTCGCGGCGCCGCGCCCGTTCCTGATCGGCGCCTCGACGGACGATCCCGAAACCGCACGACGCCTCGAGGCCGAGGGCGCCGACTACATCGGGTGCGGCGCGGTGTTCGGCACGAGCACCAAAGACGTGGGAGATGAGCGGATCGGTCCGGAGGGGGTCGCGGCCGTCGCGGCGGCGGTTTCCATCCCGGTAGTCGCCATCGGCGGGATCGATGCGACCAACGCGCACCTGCTCCGTGGCACGGGCGCGGCGGGGGTCGCGGTCGTCCGCGCGATCATGGCCTCGCCCGACCCCGCGGCCGCCACTCGCGCAATCCTCGCCGCGCTCGGGGACGGACGCGAGACCGGCACCGGCCGGCCACGTTGA